Sequence from the Drosophila innubila isolate TH190305 chromosome 3L unlocalized genomic scaffold, UK_Dinn_1.0 0_D_3L, whole genome shotgun sequence genome:
AATTCACGGCTGTGCATTGTCACCGCTGGTGTTCGGCAAAAGGAGGGAGAATCTCGTCTTTCTCTCGTGCAACGCAACACGGATATTCTCAAGAACATTATCCCCAAACTGGTGGAAGtaagtacttaaaatatatatgtatttctctattaagaaatttagttaattgacaaagtaaatcagtttaacatttaacattaaattgtttttaaattatagctatgtatttatttaaaataaaagcagttcaaaaatatctttttaattgtaaattaaatttagtttcaaGATTTCTTAATTAgtaattaacatacaaaaaaaattattttaagtttcaaaCCAAATGCATAGaagattcaaatttttttttaaatttggaagtatttaaaattttgtttattttttttgtttttttgagttaacaaattttgctATAATTGGGGaatttatatcgatatataaaaaaaatgtaagcgcAGAtggatttattaatttataatttatatatgtatttctctattcaaaaatttagctatttgacaaagtaaatgagtttaacaattaacattaaattgaatCTAAATTATagtaagttatttatttaaaataaaagcagttcaaaattatcttttaattgtaaattaaatttagtttcaaGATTTTCTAATTAgtaattaacatacaaaaaaaattattttaagtttcaaacaaaaagcatagaaaattaaaatttttaaagtttagaagtatttaaaattttgtttttttttttcttgagttaaaaatttttgctatAATTGGGAaatttatatcgatatataaaaaaaatgtaagcgcAGATGGattaattaattcttaaaCTTAAGCAaaagctattttatttaatttcatttattgaattaggtttataatttttttttttttttttttttttaattaataacttgaCAATTGATTTgacaatgaaataaattttaatatatttttgtttgcacaAAAACcaattctaaaatatattatattatattttagttagtttctttagttacttatttaatttgaacttgtaaacattttaaatatttaaataacagactttttttaaaataaaaagcccAAATTTGTGAAATGCTTTtctttatacaaataaattatttcactatctaattatataaaataaatttgaataattattttaattaatttccttCTTGTTTACAGTACAGTCCCGATACCATTTTGCTGATGGTTTCTAACCCCGTTGATATTATGACCTATGTGGCCTGGAAGCTATCCGGTCTGCCCAAGAATCGTGTCATTGGCAGCGGCACCAATTTGGATTCCTCCCGCTTCCGCTTCCTGATGTCCCAGCGTCTGGGCGTGGCACCCACCTCCTGCCACGGCTGGATCATTGGCGAGCACGGCGACAGCTCCGTTCCCGTGTGGTCCGGAGTCAACATTGCCGGCGTGCGTCTGCGTGAATTGAACCCAACTCTGGGCACCGGCGAGGATCCAGAGAAGTGGAATGAGCTGCACAAACAGGTCGTCGATTCGGCCTATGAGGTCATCAAGCTAAAGGGTTACACCTCCTGGGCCATTGGTCTCAGCACCGCATCCCTGGCCTCCGCCATTTTGAGGAACACGAGCAGCGTCGCCGCCGTCTCCACCTCCGTGCTGGTAAGCttgattacactaggcaacaaaattGATTCTTTTTGTCACTTTTACTAAATTCACTTTTCAAACACATTTGAGGATCGAAAGTAGGAAAAAACCGCATTAAACATTTCTCTATAAaactttcttttatatattttgattaattttacatatttcttGAGAATCTCACTatcgattttaaaaatcttcacGTTTTCCAATTgcttatgtatatatgaatgttctctatagatttatttattttgtatatttctattatttctgCTTATTTCTTGAGAATGtgatcttaaaaattgtaacaCTCCCAGAAAGACAATGAATATATCcacatttttttcatctatattttattcagacctagttttaaatacaaaattaaatgtttagttAAAAACTATTggatatatttgatttatttagtactatttacttaaaaattctgttaattaaattttatttcgaatttgCTAGAATTTTAACGTCTAAAGATCGAAAAATAAAGTTCCgcattaaacataattttttaattaaaaaatatatcattttaaaactaataattttcGTTTCAAAATGCTGCACACCCGAAAAATGATCCAAATAATAAACTCACCCTTGAaagaaattaagcaaaatcatcagatttaaaagataatttaaaaactaatccTTAtcacagataaaaaaaaaacatttttaagagGTATtttctgattaaaaatattggggtgtattaaaaaaagtgggtttagTAAAATTCACAAtctgtctgttttttttttttacaagctaagatctttaaaaaaatatattaatctccaattcttttttatttttagggCGAACATGGCATTGATAAGGACGTCTTCCT
This genomic interval carries:
- the LOC117787997 gene encoding L-lactate dehydrogenase — translated: MAAVKDSLLAQVAEVLPSSGHKVTVVGIGMVGMASAFSILAQGVSKEVCLIDVCADKLQGELMDLQHGSNFLKNPQITASTDFAISANSRLCIVTAGVRQKEGESRLSLVQRNTDILKNIIPKLVEYSPDTILLMVSNPVDIMTYVAWKLSGLPKNRVIGSGTNLDSSRFRFLMSQRLGVAPTSCHGWIIGEHGDSSVPVWSGVNIAGVRLRELNPTLGTGEDPEKWNELHKQVVDSAYEVIKLKGYTSWAIGLSTASLASAILRNTSSVAAVSTSVLGEHGIDKDVFLSLPCVLNANGVTSIVKQILTETEVKQLQKSANIMADVQAGLNF